The following are encoded together in the Myxococcus xanthus genome:
- a CDS encoding response regulator transcription factor, with amino-acid sequence MRLLLVEDEERMANLLRRGLGEEGHLVDTCRTAEDALDQAGEVAYDAIILDWALPGMDGVALLRRWRERGLMTPVLMLTARGTVGERVTGLRAGADDYLVKPFAFEELLARLEALHRRSEGQTQSWGGGAIHIDARRRMLTCGDREVALTGREFALLGELASRAGEVHTRSSLLAKVWGPSFDGPPNIVDVYVGYVRTKLTEVGAEGVTIQAVRGVGFRLVIEGAR; translated from the coding sequence CTGGTGGAAGACGAGGAGCGGATGGCGAACCTGCTCCGGCGGGGGCTCGGGGAAGAGGGCCACCTCGTGGACACCTGCCGCACGGCGGAAGACGCGCTCGACCAGGCAGGCGAGGTTGCCTACGACGCCATCATCCTCGACTGGGCCCTGCCTGGCATGGATGGCGTCGCGCTGCTGCGGCGCTGGCGCGAACGCGGCTTGATGACGCCGGTGCTGATGCTCACCGCCCGCGGCACGGTGGGGGAGCGGGTGACGGGCCTGCGCGCTGGCGCGGATGACTACCTGGTGAAGCCCTTTGCCTTCGAGGAACTGCTCGCGCGCCTGGAGGCGCTGCACCGCCGCTCCGAGGGCCAGACGCAGTCCTGGGGCGGAGGGGCCATCCACATCGATGCCCGGCGGCGGATGTTGACGTGTGGCGACCGTGAGGTGGCCTTGACGGGCCGCGAGTTCGCCCTGCTGGGTGAGCTGGCTTCGCGCGCGGGCGAAGTCCACACCCGCTCCAGCCTGCTGGCGAAGGTGTGGGGCCCCAGCTTCGATGGGCCTCCCAACATCGTGGACGTCTACGTGGGCTACGTGCGCACGAAGCTGACCGAGGTGGGCGCGGAAGGGGTGACCATCCAGGCGGTGCGTGGCGTGGGCTTCCGGTTGGTGATTGAGGGCGCTCGGTGA